In Allocoprobacillus halotolerans, a genomic segment contains:
- a CDS encoding transcriptional regulator — translation MSSITNLSKMFESNIRLQIIASLYKGDLSYRQLKEICNCTDGNMATHLNKLINGQFILKHKRIHNDKPLTTYHLTEYGRTEFQNYVDILTNSIGKEYNENEEDNYDDNKPTVNQFSI, via the coding sequence ATGAGCAGCATAACAAATTTGTCAAAAATGTTTGAGTCAAATATCCGATTGCAGATAATCGCAAGTTTATATAAAGGTGATCTTTCTTATAGACAGTTAAAAGAAATATGCAATTGTACAGATGGGAACATGGCAACGCATTTAAACAAGCTAATTAATGGACAATTTATTCTAAAGCATAAAAGAATACACAACGATAAACCATTAACAACATATCATTTAACTGAGTATGGAAGGACTGAGTTTCAAAACTATGTAGATATTCTAACAAATTCAATAGGAAAGGAGTACAACGAAAATGAAGAGGATAATTATGATGATAATAAGCCTACTGTTAATCAGTTCTCAATTTAG
- a CDS encoding ATP-binding protein: MINDETKKKLDMMGMHALVEALELQEKESLYKAMTFDERLNASVDHAYQIKYNEKVKGLIRRAHFRYPQASVEDIYYSKRELDKDQIMTLITNSYIDSYKNVLIVGFTGSGKTFLSNCLGKAACRDGITTRYIRIPDLFVQLEEAELKRGRNKLINKYAKCPLLILDEWLINSMNEQEIEFIFELVERRYQNKSTIFCTQFKIESWHTRLGGGVHADAIMDRIIHNSITINAGDVNMREVTSNMNRE, encoded by the coding sequence ATGATTAATGATGAAACAAAAAAGAAATTAGATATGATGGGAATGCATGCTTTAGTAGAAGCTTTAGAACTACAAGAAAAAGAATCACTTTATAAAGCTATGACATTTGATGAAAGACTCAATGCTTCTGTAGATCATGCATATCAAATTAAATATAACGAAAAAGTAAAAGGATTGATACGACGCGCTCACTTTAGATATCCTCAAGCATCTGTAGAAGATATTTATTATTCAAAAAGAGAATTAGATAAAGATCAAATCATGACATTGATTACGAACAGTTATATTGATAGTTATAAGAATGTATTGATTGTTGGATTTACTGGTTCGGGGAAAACATTTTTATCAAACTGTCTAGGTAAAGCAGCTTGTCGTGATGGAATAACTACACGTTATATAAGAATACCTGATTTGTTTGTTCAGTTAGAAGAAGCAGAACTAAAAAGAGGACGAAATAAGCTCATTAATAAATATGCTAAGTGTCCTTTGCTTATCTTAGATGAATGGCTCATAAACTCTATGAATGAACAAGAAATAGAATTTATTTTTGAACTTGTGGAAAGAAGATATCAAAATAAATCAACTATATTTTGTACGCAATTCAAAATAGAATCTTGGCATACACGATTAGGTGGAGGGGTACATGCAGATGCAATCATGGATCGAATTATTCATAACTCTATTACGATTAATGCAGGTGACGTCAATATGAGAGAAGTTACTTCAAATATGAACAGAGAATAA
- a CDS encoding Mu transposase domain-containing protein gives MNCEKEMLRELPAISYEVCTWLYEHKVSLDFHVSFKTNKYSVPYQYVGKKVDIKVNSNSLEIFYKHSRIAIHPKLPDYMKYKYSTIEDHMPDAFQKVEWDDERIKRWANKIGPSTFMVINKIFDSVKIKEQGYNSCLAVLKLANKFSNDRLENACELALTKVKCPRYHHLNGILMNNQDLIWMSNKDSNKKIDDGGYVRGADYYGGKYND, from the coding sequence ATGAACTGTGAAAAAGAAATGTTAAGAGAATTACCAGCTATCTCTTATGAAGTTTGTACTTGGTTATATGAACATAAGGTTTCTTTAGATTTTCATGTTTCGTTCAAAACAAATAAATACTCTGTCCCTTATCAATATGTTGGTAAGAAGGTAGACATAAAAGTAAATTCAAATAGTCTTGAGATATTTTACAAACATTCAAGAATAGCGATTCACCCTAAATTACCTGATTACATGAAATATAAATATTCTACCATTGAAGATCATATGCCTGATGCTTTCCAAAAAGTAGAATGGGATGATGAGAGAATCAAACGATGGGCAAATAAAATTGGACCATCTACTTTTATGGTTATCAATAAAATATTTGATTCAGTAAAAATTAAAGAGCAGGGATACAATTCTTGTCTTGCAGTATTGAAGTTAGCTAACAAGTTCTCGAATGACAGATTGGAAAATGCATGTGAACTTGCACTGACAAAAGTGAAGTGTCCCCGCTATCATCATCTTAATGGCATTTTGATGAATAATCAAGACCTCATCTGGATGAGTAATAAAGATTCAAATAAAAAGATTGATGATGGTGGATATGTGAGAGGTGCAGATTATTATGGAGGAAAATACAATGATTAA
- the istA gene encoding IS21 family transposase: MPKKVSVKLILELRAAGISMRKIESLMHVSRHTISAVYKAADVHSVSWDNVKDFDEDKIYEMLFPPTPKTSVFEEVDYDYIHSELKKTGVNLKLLWNEYRNQCISKGTIPCGYTKFCKGYSNYVQLSNVTNHLTHKPGSTIEVDWSGPTMSILTPDGERIKVYLFVATLPYSQYSFVKPCLDMKQDTWLKCHIDMFEFFGGIPIKIVCDNLKTGVIKHPKEGEIVLNEAYESLAQHYMVAIMPAQVRKPKQKPSVEGTVGKIASAIIAKLRNIRFISLSHVEEEIFKALKEFNDAPFQKEKEAEQKYL; this comes from the coding sequence ATGCCTAAAAAAGTTTCTGTCAAACTTATTCTTGAATTACGTGCAGCTGGTATTTCAATGCGTAAAATTGAAAGCTTAATGCATGTATCAAGACACACCATCTCAGCTGTTTATAAAGCTGCTGATGTTCATTCTGTTTCTTGGGATAATGTAAAAGATTTTGATGAAGATAAAATCTATGAAATGTTATTTCCACCTACTCCTAAGACTTCTGTTTTTGAAGAAGTCGATTACGATTATATTCATTCAGAACTTAAAAAAACAGGAGTCAATCTTAAGCTTCTTTGGAATGAATATCGTAATCAATGTATTTCTAAAGGAACTATTCCTTGTGGTTACACAAAATTCTGTAAAGGATATTCTAACTATGTTCAGTTATCAAACGTAACCAATCATCTTACTCATAAACCCGGTAGCACTATAGAAGTTGATTGGAGTGGGCCTACCATGAGTATTTTAACTCCTGATGGAGAAAGAATTAAGGTTTATTTGTTTGTTGCGACCTTACCTTATAGTCAATATTCATTTGTTAAACCATGCTTAGACATGAAACAGGATACTTGGTTAAAATGTCATATTGATATGTTTGAATTTTTTGGTGGTATTCCTATTAAAATTGTCTGTGACAATTTAAAAACAGGAGTTATAAAACATCCTAAAGAAGGTGAAATTGTTCTTAATGAAGCCTATGAATCCCTTGCCCAACATTACATGGTAGCGATTATGCCTGCTCAAGTGAGAAAGCCAAAACAAAAGCCGAGTGTCGAAGGAACTGTTGGTAAGATTGCTTCAGCTATTATTGCAAAATTAAGGAATATACGATTTATTTCTTTATCACATGTGGAGGAAGAAATTTTCAAAGCACTCAAAGAATTTAATGATGCTCCTTTTCAAAAAGAGAAGGAAGCAGAACAGAAGTATTTATGA